Proteins found in one Poecilia reticulata strain Guanapo linkage group LG15, Guppy_female_1.0+MT, whole genome shotgun sequence genomic segment:
- the LOC103477167 gene encoding uncharacterized protein LOC103477167 isoform X1, protein MFEDYLNVMIWLDVRVCFPFTLLAIGLCRMVQFDNLPSIYYTNLLTANAVQLITLIATVETKDGRFPNSTCLIIYGGVAMVSLYLRMVMALERCFFVIQLSFIRQTKYSVIICVLVWVICMLLFPLLIFFRRISVMFVFALIPSIIFLLCPIGAFISLPRAASVSAEGKRRIIATFVLLLINYSLTTVPPVSFLTFDSYYYRMHEGTQLFLTLFLLSPFMDLFLFVFMREGPVDNLLTCLCCCCKMETPAVEDGSRFSV, encoded by the exons ATGTTTGAGGATTATCTGAATGTGATGATTTGGTTGGACGTCCGCGTCTGTTTCCCCTTCACTCTGCTGGCCATCGGTTTGTGTCGCATG GTTCAGTTTGACAACCTTCCCTCCATCTACTACACAAACCTCCTCACTGCCAACGCCGTCCAGCTCATCACTCTGATTGCTACTGTCGAAACAAAAGATGGACGTTTTCCTAATTCCACGTGTCTCATAATCTACGGCGGCGTTGCAATGGTCAGTCTGTACCTCAGGATGGTCATGGCCCTGGAAAG GTGTTTCTTCGTCATCCAGCTGTCCTTCATCAGACAAACTAAATATTCTGTAATAATCTGTGTTTTGGTTTGGGTTATCTGCATGCTGCTTTTTCCTCTCCTGATATTTTTCCGCCGTAtttcagtcatgtttgtttttgctctcaTTCCTtccatcatcttcctcttgtGTCCAATCGGGGCCTTCATATCTCTGCCTAGAGCCGCCTCAGTGTCTGCTGAAGGAAAACGTAGAATCATTGCAacttttgttctgctgctgattAATTACTCTCTAACAACTGTCCCACCAGTTAGTTTCTTGACCTTTGATTCATATTATTATCGTATGCATGAAGGCACACAGCTATTCTTGACCTTGTTTCTGCTCAGTCCTTTCATggatctgtttctgtttgttttcatgcgTGAAGGACCCGTGGACAATCTGCTGAcctgtctctgctgctgctgcaagatGGAAACACCTGCAGTGGAAGATGGCAGCAGATTCTCTGTCTGA
- the LOC103477169 gene encoding G-protein coupled receptor 20-like, protein MSFPRPRYNYPDEDFEVYPEYLDVMIWINIHVCLPFTFLVIALCCTVRLDHIPATYYVNLLVSNLIQIITLIVFLQMMRFGPHRLSAFFISYIRSGMASFSFRMIFALERFLYMSKPQCLFIRRCKGFVTVSICGWIFSGVLVFLLTAFYRDLLQICLLLLAALVTTILLAVTLRSLCKSSSMRVKEKCRNIGILVLMLVNYIVTIFPTCAYFIYLHLYLYQNMNRYYGQMESSLITEIIFTLSLLSPVMDLIVFAFMSKGPFIKLLMRLCCCCSKETAAANDSSSSSV, encoded by the exons ATGTCCTTTCCAAGACCCAGATATAACTATCCAGATGAGGATTTTGAAGTTTATCCGGAGTATCTGGATGTGATGATTTGGATCAACATTCATGTGTGTTTACCCTTCACCTTTCTGGTCATCGCTTTGTGCTGCACA GTCCGTTTGGATCACATTCCAGCTACGTACTATGTGAACCTCCTCGTCTCCAATCTGATCCAGATCATcactctgattgtttttttgcaaatgatgAGATTTGGTCCTCATAGAttgtctgctttttttatttcctacaTCCGTAGTGGGATGGCCAGTTTTTCCTTCAGGATGATCTTTGCTCTGGAAAG GTTCCTTTACATGTCCAAGCCACAGTGTCTTTTCATCAGACGCTGTAAAGGTTTTGTGACTGTCAGTATTTGTGGATGGATTTTTTCTGGTGTCCTCGTCTTTCTTTTAACCGCTTTTTATCGTGATTTACTCCAAATCTGCCTTTTGCTCCTTGCTGCCCTGGTGACCACCATCCTTCTTGCTGTAACTCTTAGGTCTCTGTGTAAATCGTCCTCAATGCGCGTCAAAGAGAAATGCAGAAACATAGGAATTTTAGTTCTGATGCTGGTTAATTACATAGTGACTATTTTTCCAACATGCgcttactttatttatttacacttatatttatatcaaaatatGAATAGATATTACGGGCAAATGGAGTCATCATTGATCACAGAGATCATTTTCACATTGAGTCTTCTCAGTCCTGTGATGGACTTGATTGTGTTTGCCTTCATGTCCAAAGGGCCTTTCATAAAGCTGCTGATgcgtctctgctgctgctgcagcaaggaaacagctgcagcaaatgacagcagcagctcatcagTTTGA
- the LOC103477195 gene encoding G-protein coupled receptor 4-like — protein sequence MNCTSWNQSVNQSISNNSDAFNNNGYEDEYRILVLKYVDVVDWITICVGLPLTLLTIFAVLSMVKKDYVAPVYILNLLISDLIQLCSRIPLMLLEGPNVSFLYAFRLGLITSVGFMMCVSLERYLIVAKPLWYRSRKDIKTSVLVCVAVWILSVVFILVVYLPLELKTSGNILGVFLLLPLPLLIFCLVGTIKVLSETRSVSADEKHRIFSVLVVVLLTYILLFLPVVLCLVFEEVXPSRCADTSVVNQISADA from the exons ATGAACTG CACCTCGTGGAACCAAAGCGTCAATCAGAGCATCTCCAACAACAGCGATGCGTTTAACAATAACGGTTATGAGGATGAATACAGAATCcttgttttgaaatatgtgGATGTGGTGGATTGGATCACTATTTGTGTTGGGCTTCCTTTGACTCTGCTGAccatatttgctgttttatcaATG GTGAAAAAAGATTATGTTGCTCCAGTTTACATCCTCAACCTTCTGATCTCGGATCTCATCCAGCTCTGCAGCAGAATTCCTCTGATGTTRCTTGAAGGTCCTAATGTCTCCTTTCTTTATGCTTTCCGGCTTGGCTTGATAACCAGTGTTGGATTCATGATGTGTGTTTCCCTGGAAAG GTATCTGATCGTCGCCAAGCCGCTGTGGTACAGATCTAGAAAAGACATCAAGACGTCTGTGTTGGTCTGCGTTGCAGTCTGGATCCTTTCTGTGGTTTTTATCTTGGTTGTTTATCTTCCCCTGGAGCTAAAGACCAGTGGGAACATCTTGGGTGtgtttctcctcctccctcttccCTTGCTCATCTTCTGCCTGGTTGGGACCATTAAAGTTCTGTCTGAAACTCGCAGTGTCTCTGCTGATGAGAAACATCGAATCTTTTCAGTCCTGGTTGTGGTTTTGCTTACATATATTCTACTTTTTCTGCCAGTTGtattatgtttagtttttgaagAAGTGNCGCCAAGCCGCTGTG CTGATACGTCGGTTGTGAATCAAATATCAGCTGATGCCTGA
- the LOC103477170 gene encoding melanocortin receptor 5-like, whose product MDPSDYVYMMIWINIRLCLPFTLIVFALGCVVRLDGFPVTFYMNLLVSNLIQLGGLVALMVKINEGNFHPICLVVLGCGALASLCFRTVIALERYFLISWPELHFIRQTKGHVIFCVLIWLFAIFLFPLFMMFSQYIFFVLFPLIPTPVFIFCVARTPKFLPAAASLPTGGKRRIMAALMLLLILHIFMILPLSLSYINSYFCGSYVKYNSSLVLFLFSPFMDLILFVFMCEGLVEKLLMCFSCHSCSR is encoded by the exons ATGGATCCTTCAGATTATGTTTACATGATGATCTGGATTAATATCCGTCTCTGCCTCCCGTTCACTTTGATCGTTTTTGCTCTGGGTTGTGTG GTCAGGTTGGACGGTTTTCCTGTCACCTTCTACATGAACCTTCTCGTCTCCAACCTGATCCAGCTCGGTGGTTTGGTTGCTTTAATGGTGAAGATAAATGAAGGTAATTTCCATCCAATCTGCTTAGTTGTCCTCGGCTGTGGCGCTTTGGCCAGTCTTTGCTTCAGGACGGTCATTGCTCTGGAAAG GTATTTTCTCATCTCCTGGCCAGAGCTGCACttcatcagacagaccaaagGTCACGTCATATTCTGTGTGTTGATCTGGCtgtttgccatttttctttttcctctgttCATGATGTTTTCACAGTATATATTCTTTGTGCTGTTTCCCCTGATTCCCACCCCCGTGTTCATCTTCTGTGTGGCTCGGACCCCAAAATTCCTGCCTGCAGCCGCTTCCCTACCCACAGGAGGAAAACGTAGAATCATGGCAGCTTTGATGCTGTTGCTGATTCTTCACATATTCATGATCCTCCCGCTGAGTCTGTCTTATATTAACTCATATTTCTGTGGATCATATGTGAAATATAACAGCTCACTGGTCTTGTTTCTCTTCAGTCCCTTCATGGatttgattctgtttgttttcatgtgtgaaggTTTAGTTGAGAAGCTGCTGATGTGTTTCAGCTgccacagctgcagcagatga
- the LOC103477167 gene encoding uncharacterized protein LOC103477167 isoform X2 encodes MFEDYLNVMIWLDVRVCFPFTLLAIGLCRMVQFDNLPSIYYTNLLTANAVQLITLIATVETKDGRFPNSTCLIIYGGVAMVSLYLRMVMALERCFFVIQLSFIRQTKYSDPWTIC; translated from the exons ATGTTTGAGGATTATCTGAATGTGATGATTTGGTTGGACGTCCGCGTCTGTTTCCCCTTCACTCTGCTGGCCATCGGTTTGTGTCGCATG GTTCAGTTTGACAACCTTCCCTCCATCTACTACACAAACCTCCTCACTGCCAACGCCGTCCAGCTCATCACTCTGATTGCTACTGTCGAAACAAAAGATGGACGTTTTCCTAATTCCACGTGTCTCATAATCTACGGCGGCGTTGCAATGGTCAGTCTGTACCTCAGGATGGTCATGGCCCTGGAAAG GTGTTTCTTCGTCATCCAGCTGTCCTTCATCAGACAAACTAAATATTCT GACCCGTGGACAATCTGCTGA
- the LOC103477168 gene encoding uncharacterized protein LOC103477168 produces the protein MEFSDSLIVIIWINVRFCLPFTFLLIALCCLVRLDRAPVSYYMNLLLSNLVQLIILIALPRHSDYHWKHLVSVHIYACCALASLYFRTVIALERCFLMSSLLPRSVTQTKRLLIVCLWAFSFGLGSLFLKFLHGLLFLIFMLLPAPVFIVSLLWTLRSTNTNLSVSSEEKDRTMGMLLVLLVNYFISIFPAVIYCIYLGDFNRYHFKIADIFLSLFLLGPCLDLILFVFMCEGLIDKLLLCLCSCRKETSEGSDLSSSSV, from the exons ATGGAGTTTTCAGATTCTCTCATTGTGATTATTTGGATCAACGTCCGTTTCTGCCTCCCTTTTACTTTCCTGCTTATCGCTCTGTGCTGCCTG GTGCGGTTGGATCGTGCTCCTGTCTCCTACTACATGAACCTGCTCCTCTCTAATCTGGTTCAGCTCATCATTCTGATCGCTTTACCTCGACACTCAGATTATCACTGGAAGCATCTGGTCTCTGTTCACATCTACGCCTGCTGCGCTTTGGCCTCTCTCTACTTCAGGACGGTCATCGCTCTGGAAAG GTGTTTTTTAATGTCCTCCCTGCTGCCACGCAGCGTGACACAAACCAAACGCCTGCTGATCGTCTGTCTCTGGGCGTTCAGTTTTGGTTTGGGTTCTCTTTTTCTAAAGTTCCTACATGGGCTGCTGTTCCTGATCTTCATGCTCCTTCCTGCTCCTGTGTTCATTGTGAGTCTGCTTTGGACCCTCAgatccacaaacacaaacttatcagtgtcatctgaagaaaaagacagaacgATGGGAATGcttctggttctactggttaATTACTTCATCTCAATCTTCCCTGcagttatttattgtatttacttAGGAGATTTTAATCGCTATCACTTTAAAATTGCTGATATTTTTCTGAGCCTGTTTCTCCTGGGTCCATGTTTGGATTTGATcttgtttgtcttcatgtgtgAAGGACTTATTgacaagctgctgctgtgtctgtgcagctgcaggaaggAAACCAGTGAAGGATCTGATCTCAGCAGCTCATCAGTTTGA